The stretch of DNA ggatggagagagattgagggagggatggacaggggagaaaggatagagagatagaggaggcAGAAATGGAACAGGGACGGACGGAGCAGGGAGGACCGACCGACGGGTGGAGCAGGGTGACGACGGACGACGGGTGGATCAGGGACGACGGGTGGATCAGGGACGACGGGTGGGGCAGGGACGACGGGTGGGGCAGGGACGACGGGTGGGCAGGGTGGAAGGGTGGAGCAGGGTGGAAGGGTGGGGCAGGGACGACGGGTGGGGCAGGGACGACGGGTGGATCAGGGACGACGGGTGGATCAGGGACGACGGGTGGATCAGGGACGACGGGTGGATCAGGGACGACGGGTGGATCAGGGATGATGGATGGAAAAGAGCCAGTAGTCAGGGAGAGACGTGGAAGTGGAAAAAGGATGAAAGCCTGCAGTCAAAATAAGCCAGTAATAGAATCCGCTCAGTGGATGAAATTGTGATCTCGTGTCGGGTTTCCCCACAGTGAATCAGCTGTAGAGCTAGCAGCAAAAACCAGAACGTGTACCCAGGGGGGCCCGAGGTTCACAAATACTGCTCTAGTATATGCTGCTTTTTAGTTTAGTCATAGCATTATCCGTCTTTAGTTTATTGTCATAGTATTATCAGTATTTAATATTATCAGTCTTTAGTTTATTGTCATAGCATTATCAGTCTTTAGTGTATTGTCATAGTATTATCAGTATTTAATATTATCAATCTTTAGTTTATTGTCATAGCATTATCAGTCTTTGACAATAAACTATAGTATTATCAGTCTTTAGTGTATTGTCATAGTATTATCAGTATTTAGTGTATTTAATATTATCAGTCTTTAGTGTATTGTCATAGTATTATCAGTATTTAGTGTATTTAATATTATCAGTCTTTAGTTTATTGTCATAGTATTATCAGTATTTAGTGTATTGTCATCAGTATTTAGTGTATTGTCATAGTATTATCAGTATTTAGTGTATTTAATATTATCAGTATTTAGTGTATTGTCATAGTATTATCAGTATTTAGTGTATTTAATATTATCAGTATTTAGTGTATTTAATATTATCAGTCTAGTGTACTGTCATAGTATTATCAGTCTTTAGTGTATCGTCATAGTTGTGGTATCCgtctttagtttatttagtattATCAGTCTTTAGTTTGTCATAGTTATGGTATCAGTCTTTGTTATGGTATCAGTCTTTAGTAAATGATTTCCATGCAGACTCACATCAACGGCATCAGGAAACAATTCACAGAAAACCTTCTCCTTTAGGTTGAAAGCCAAGCTCTGGGCTGACAGCTGTCGTTTCTGGaggaaataaacaaaaacacaagaaataACCAAAAGAACCAACAATTTGAATTACATTTAcatcttatccagagtgacttaaagTTAGAACATTcatcttaaagggatagctcGGGATTTTGTCAGAACAGTcatcttaaagggatagctcGGGATTTTGTCAGAACAGTcatcttaaagggatagctcGGGATTTTGTCAGAACAGTcatcttaaagggatagctcGGGATTTTGTCAGAACAGTcatcttaaagggatagctcGGGATTTTGTCAGAACAGTcatcttaaagggatagctcGGGATTTTGTCAGAACAGTcatcttaaagggatagctcGGGATTTTGTCAGAACAGTCATCTTAAAGGGATAGAAATTCAATGTAGCGGGATTTTTCAGTCATCTAAAGCCAATGCTAACTGGCGTTAGCGCAATGAGTGTTAGTCTACAGGAACAGCTATACagacaaaagtattcagaccccttgaatttccatattttgttaagttacaacctaaaatggattaaatatgaaTCCTGAATCattctaaacacaataccccataatggaaaAGCGAACACAGGTTTTTTAAAATGTTAAcgtttattaaaaataaataactgaaataccttatttacgtaagtattcagacccttttgctatgagactcgaaattgagctccagtgcatcctgtttccattgattatccttgagaggtttctacaacttgactagAGTCCActtatggtaaattcaattgatacgacaggatttggaaaagcacacacaccagtctatataaggttccacagttgacagtgcacgtaagagaaaaaaaaaacaagccacgaggtcgaaggaattgttcgtagagccccgagacaggattgtgtcgaggcacagatctggagaagggtaacAAAAATatttctgctgcattgaaggttcccaagaagaGTTTGGAACCCCCAAGACTCTTTTTTCAGACAGTCCCTGTcagggtgtagtagtagtagtagctaggGGCTTATTTCAGACAGTCCCTGTcagggtgtagtagtagtagtagctaggGGCTTATTTCAGACAGTCCCTGTcagggtgtagtagtagtagtagctaggGGCTTATTTCAGACAGTCCCTGTcagggtgtagtagtagtagtagcttaTTTCAGACAGTCCCTGTcagggtgtagtagtagtagtagtagtagcttgGGGCTTATTTCAGACAGTCACTGTcagggtgtagtagtagtagtagcttgGGGCTTATTTCAGACAGTCCCTGTCAGGGTGTACTAGTAGCTAGGGGCTTATTTCAGACAGTCCCTGTCAgggtgtagcagtagtagtagtagctaggGGCTTATTTCAGACAGTCCCTGTCAgggtgtagcagtagtagtagctagGGGCTTATTTCAGACAGTCCCTGTcagggtgtagtagtagtagtagcttgGGGCTTATTTCAGACAGTCCCTGTCAgggtgtagcagtagtagtagctagGGGCTTATTTCAGACAGTCCCTGTcagggtgtagtagtagtagtagcttgGGGCTTATTTCAGACAGTCCCTGTcagggtgtagtagtagtagtagtagcagtagtagtagcttgGGGCTTATTTCAGACAGTCCCTGTCAGGGTGTAGCAGTAGCTAGGGGCTTATTTCAGACAGTCCCTGTCAgggtgtagtagtagcagtagtagtagctagGGGCTTATTTCAGACAGTCCCTGTCAgggtgtagcagtagtagtagtagtagcagtagtagtagctagGGGCTTATTTCAGACAGTCCCTGTcagggtgtagtagtagtagtagcttgGGGCTTATTTCAAGACAGTCCCTGTCAgggtgtagcagtagtagtagtagtagtagctaggGGATTATTTCAGACAGTCCCTGTcagggtgtagtagtagtagtagcttgGGGCTTATTTCATACAGTCCCTGTcagggtgtagtagtagtagctaggGGCTTATTTCAGACAGTCCCTGTCAgggtgtagcagtagtagtagtagtagtagtagtagctaggGGCTTATTTCAGACAGTCCCTGTcagggtgtagtagtagtagtagcttgGGGCTTATTTCATACAGTCCCTGTcagggtgtagtagtagtagtagcagcttgGGGCTTATTTCAGACAGTCCCTGTcagggtgtagtagtagtagctaggGGCTTATTTCAGACAGTCCCTGTcagggtgtagtagtagtagcttgGGGCTTATTTCAGACAGTCCCTGTcagggtgtagtagtagtagctaggGGCTTATTTCAGACAGTCCCTGTcagggtgtagtagtagtagctaggGGCTTATTTCAGACAGTCCCTGTCAGGGTGTagcagtacatttacatttaagtcatttagcagacgctcttatccagagcgacttacaaattagtagtagtagtagctaggGGCTTATTTCAGACAGTCCCTGTCAgggtgtagcagtagtagtagctagGGGCTTATTTCAGACAGTCCCTGTCAgggtgtagcagtagtagtagtagtagctaggGGCTTATTTCAGACAGTCCCTGTcagggtgtagtagtagtagctaggGGCTTATTTCAGACAGTCCCTGTCAgggtgtagcagtagtagtagtagtagctaggGGCTTATTTCAGACAGTCCCTGTCAgggtgtagcagtagtagtagtagtagctaggGGCTTATTTCAGACAGTCCCTGTCAgggtgtagcagtagtagtagtagctttGACCTGGTTGATTATGTCACACACCGTTGTGccacatttatgaaccctttataaaaCCATGACATATGGTTATAGATGCTTCGTAACATGTTTATGTAGTGCTTACGAAGGCTTTATAAGCTGAATGTAATAATGGTCTAATATTAAAAAAGGGACAATCGTCCATTGCTACATCAAGTTTTTAAAAACCTCTTAAATGAACGATATATATAGCCATTGAttgttgaagaatataactttatACTGTAAAGGCTTTCATTCAACTGTTGtgccccatcagaacccaaataGAAGGTGGTTTTTAactccattgtttgtaaacaatagAATTGTATTACACCATGGTTCCAAATCCTTTTGATCTCAAGGATGGATCCCTTGTATCCATAGCCCCTGTCTAATCAATGACATTGTCAATCTGAACTCACAGTGTAGTCAGAGGTCTCGATGCTGCCCAGAGTAGGGCCTTTCTCCACCATGAAGCTGAGCAGACCAGTCAGGATGGTGGAGACGGACCAGGCTGGGTTCCACGTGTCCGGGTGGAAATCAGTGATGGACAGGCAtaacctggggggggggggaagagatTCAGCGTGACACACTCAGTCACCGCAGCACTCAGGAAATGACAGCATGAAAAACAGATGCAATGATTGAACAGAAAATACCGTAGTTCCATAGTTTAAAACCCTGAGATTAAATGACATCCATTTAGGATATGTACTTAATTGTGTTAgtagggttggggtcaattcaatttcaattcaggaTGTACACTGAAATTCCTATTTTAATTCTCTTCAATGAGGACAATATGGAATTTGGTTTATTTTCTGAATTTCCTGGAATTGACCCCAGCCCTGGTTCAATAACATCTTCTGGgtaattcaatcaatcaaatgtagtTTTTAAAAGCCTTTTTAGTTGTCACATGTGCTTtccagatacccagcctaaaacctcagaGAGCAAGCAAtccagaagcacagtggctagaaaAAAATCCCTAGAaaagcaggaacctaggaagaaacctagagaggaaactAGAGAGGAAACTAGAGAGGAAACTAGAGAGGAAACTAGAGAGGAAACTAGAGAGGAAACTAGAGAGGAAACTAGAGAGGAAACTAGAGAGGAAACTagagaggaacctagagaggaacctagagaggaacctagagaggaacctagagaggaacctagagaggaacctagagaggaacctagagaggaacctagagaggaacctagagaggaacctagagaggaacctagagaggaacctagagaggaacctagagaggaacctagagaggaacctctAGGAAGACAACTagaggaacctaggaagaaaactagagaggaatcaggctctgGCAggttgccagtcctcttctggctgtaccgggtatagaggaaccaggctctgacaggttaccagtcctcttctggctgtaccgggtataGAGGAGCCAGGTTCTGAGATAGAAAGACTCCCTAGATAAGGCAGAAATCTAGAGAGGAGCCAGGGGGAAAACCCCTAGAAAAGGGAGGAACCGAGAGAGGAACCGAGAGAGGAACCGAGAGAGGAACCGAGAGAGGAACCGAGAGAGGAACCcagggaaaaactccctagaatgtGATTTTAATTTGATTCTTACCGTGTGTTACACTTAAATCTCCCGTTAGGTGTGATCATGTAGATGCTGGGTGGTTTAAAGGGGAAGTCCCGAGGGAATATTAGTTTGCCATGATAATATCCCCCTGTGGAACAAAGAATCAAGAAATTCAATAAATTCAATTACAATATACTGTAACAACAATATTGTCAATTTAGTCAGACACAGAATTTAAAAAAAGTCAAAAATAACACCAGTTAGTATGAGAATTTAAAATCagggctctccaaacctgttcctggagagataccatcctataggttTTCACCTCAAACTTAATCTAGAGCACCTAATTCTAATAATTTGCTGGTTGAGGAGATGTATCAGGCTAGTTTACAACTGGGcttggagcaaaaacctacaggaggttagCTTTCCAGGAACTGGGTTAGAGAGCCTCAATTTAAAGTGATATTATTCAgagtactgtactatatgtaaAAGTGCATTTATCTACCTTCGTATGGGGTTTTCTCAGGACCTCGAACAACATAgtgcctggagagagaggggggggggatcaCATCATGGAAAACTCAATTGGTGAACAACTAAGAAAACCCATGACTGATTTGGCTAACAACAAGTGTACTATTTATTCATACTATAAAAGATCCTGTTCATTCATCACATTCTCTAGAGACCTCGGGTGCATCAATAGTCAGATTCACAGCAAACAATCACCATCCTCCAGTATTTTCACCAATCCTGTTTTCatatcagtgcagatgaaggagagaaagagagaagagaccaGGCGAGGATTGAAAGGTATTGAGACTCAGCTCTTAAAAATCCTGGGCCCATATTAAAAAAAGCatcagagtaggagttctgataTAGGATCAGACCCCCCTttctagatcataatgaataagtaATGcccagggggacctgatcctagatcagcactcctcctctgAGAGGCTCTATCGATATGTGAGAGCGAGACCTTACCATTCGAGGATGTTGGATGGTAGGGGTTCAGCACAGATGTAAGGCACAGGGTCTTTCTTTATCCTGAGGTAGTCCTGCTTTAGTCTCTGGGTGGCTGTGGTCGGTGCCCTCTTATTCCCGTGGTTGTTCATCTACAGGCAGAGAGTtccttagacagacagacacacacagttcaTTAGAAATTACAATACATCATTAATCATCTTTACAAGGATTAGATTAACTGACTGTGTATTAATCCGTTTTCCTTTGAGTCATGGATTAAACATATAAAAAAAATACTAGCTCACACCTCATCTTGAAGCAGGTGACTTGGGACCCAAATTATCATAAGaagcaggtcacacacacacacacacacacacacacacacacacacacctgatacgAATTAACAGGATTTGTTAGGTCGCCAACTAACTTGATTGGCATAATCAGTACCTGAATTCTAAATGACATGATATCGGATGCTGCTCATTGACATGTATATGGT from Oncorhynchus keta strain PuntledgeMale-10-30-2019 chromosome 21, Oket_V2, whole genome shotgun sequence encodes:
- the ube2j2 gene encoding ubiquitin-conjugating enzyme E2 J2; amino-acid sequence: MNNHGNKRAPTTATQRLKQDYLRIKKDPVPYICAEPLPSNILEWHYVVRGPEKTPYEGGYYHGKLIFPRDFPFKPPSIYMITPNGRFKCNTRLCLSITDFHPDTWNPAWSVSTILTGLLSFMVEKGPTLGSIETSDYTKRQLSAQSLAFNLKEKVFCELFPDAVDEIKQKQKAQEELSARPLPLPDVVPDGDPQHGNYGIPALNGGHGPLGPANPAPGLQQANRNHGLLGGALANLFVIVGFAAFAYTVKYVLRSIAQE